A window of Puntigrus tetrazona isolate hp1 chromosome 11, ASM1883169v1, whole genome shotgun sequence contains these coding sequences:
- the pla2r1 gene encoding secretory phospholipase A2 receptor: MFCLLLPYRETSDVGNPKTRGKCGEKQAAVPAARSSPVEMRGHTRTLRIRFHEALYVLYALFRVSHLACAAAEVSDKTEVWNKTQLLELYSKGVFRLESVTLKLCLAADPSGLSLVSCEPPSAALLWKWVSRHRLYNLGTSRCLGINSTKLVQPDVGVFDCDFSLPSMWWRCGGSMLYGAMNNKLAVVDSKVVVKKTALHQWRIYGAAGEGPCSYPYEDIHTLQGNSHGMTCSIPFKYNNKWFWDCTAEGREDRHLWCATTNHYDQDEKWGFCPHPVSGCNEFWESHPELNACYQFNLYSILTWSQALTSCQAQGGSLLSITQSSEQNYITGRLSDMGVMVWMGLNHLSQQGGWQWSDASPLALVNYTADLTSTPVQGNQQCGVFNSTQGFWQSLSCESALPYICKKGTKYSRNAEPLDNWQYKETICPTGWLDHNGFCYLYLDEKSSWDGSSSVCKSYEADLVSVHSLSQQELLLKRHYVGSESKVWIGLHKEEKLSSVQWSDGSPVTFTSWNSQEPSHSHGDKRICVTVDLKDSRWQFDDCEEEHGAICKTSGLVPQHPSGEWDEGCPEGWKRKNEWCYTITDQEQTFEDAMKGYYCKSPLVTVESRFEQAFLNSLISEKGGSESRSYWTALQDQNRTGEYSWLMQNGTTIPLTYTNWNRHQPVSGGGCVVMSGGQALGHWEVKNCHAFKALAVCKQEVSGNDDTVMPPPHLDPNAPCPAGWESRKGLSHCYKVYHDEKILMHRTWTEAQFFCRALGADLASFHHYEDQAFVKNILSKMFKSTEGRWFWVGFTKRNPRSDGAWEWSDGTPVVTSFMEDMNEVDSRMCAVYSDLTNTLTPHSCDSKYEWICKVPRGVQLVKPYWYSSQHEPWMFFRGAEYYFASKPFPWESVSFACKMMGADLVSVHSSEELNFIREHINKDSEFWWIGLSANSGHNGLSWTDGSALDYENWENGQFSRKTGQNCIQMSFHSGQWSAVSCKDRHGYVCKRRTVSLVEDPREPHYIGSCPENWFYYGHKCLFLHLPALPGDGKTWQDARSICSSYQGSLVSIEDEIEQAYIVMLLHGWSAGVWIGAQGRFSSKWSNGKPVSYNNWEVSNYKSPGEPRCTYLSNSHNFRVTGLWQDDICTESVYGFVCQKPQDITKRPTQSYYTASSLDSSEYKNHSYRIIHGNLSWYQAQKACLEKGAALVSITDPFQQAYLTVLINRLETPHWIGLYSTDDGLSHQWSDGSELSFTYWEVSNYYSEGPMGDGGCVSMDINGQWKDAECDMLLSGAICYMPPPKSVAFSYEVVCPETWVKFRGSCYYFETVLLKMTMEEARNDCKKRGNFSDVLTVQDDEESRFFLKEMSHHYQGPQNLWLGILYDTDTDSLTRPDGTPLYYTNWRSRAPDAGDMRADSCVTLRVSDAVWQLADCTEGLGFICKTTTGAIKEVEVEPLKGVHQGVISAAVLVAILLFAVVIGSTWFLYKRNSLCVRRLLTFGSAYYRQTSSQASDQDENVLLPDLETQAGD; encoded by the exons ATGTTTTGCCTTTTACTGCCCTATAGAGAAACTAGTGACGTAGGGAATCCCAAAACTCGCGGAAAGTGTGGCGAAAAACAGGCTGCAGTCCCCGCGGCGCGCTCATCTCCAGTGGAAATGCGAGGACACACTCGAACTCTCCGTATTCGCTTCCACGAAGCGCTTTATGTCCTTTATGCGCTGTTTCGTGTCAGTCATTTAGCTTGTGCTGCTGCGGAAGTGTCGGACAAAACTGAAGTTTGGAACAAAACTCAACTTCTCGAGCTGTACA GTAAAGGCGTTTTCCGGTTGGAGAGCGTGACGCTGAAGCTTTGCCTCGCGGCGGATCCGTCCGGTCTGTCTCTGGTCAGCTGTGAGCCCCCGTCTGCCGCCCTGCTTTGGAAATGGGTGTCCCGGCACCGTCTCTACAATCTGGGCACCAGTCGATGTCTAGGGATCAATTCGACCAAGCTGGTGCAGCCTGATGTGGGCGTCTTCGACTGTGACTTTTCCCTCCCGAGCATGTGGTGGCGCTGTGGGGGCAGCATGTTGTACGGAGCGATGAATAATAAGTTAGCGGTGGTGGACTCTAAAGTGGTGGTGAAGAAGACCGCTTTGCATCAGTGGAGGATTTACGGGGCGGCTGGTGAAGGGCCATGCTCTTACCCATATGAAG ACATCCACACGTTACAAGGAAACTCCCATGGCATGACCTGCTCCATACCCTTCAAATACAACAATAAATGGTTCTGGGATTGTACCGCTGAGGGCAGAGAGGATCGTCACCTCTGGTGTGCCACAACTAACCACTATGATCAGGATGAGAAATGGGGCTTCTGCCCCCATCCAG TGTCAGGCTGCAATGAATTCTGGGAGAGCCATCCTGAGCTGAATGCCTGTTATCAGTTTAACTTGTACTCCATCCTCACCTGGAGTCAAGCCCTTACTTCCTGTCAAGCACAGGGTGGGAGTCTTCTGTCCATCACACAGTCTAGTGAACAAAACTATATTACAG GAAGACTCTCAGATATGGGCGTGATGGTCTGGATGGGATTAAACCATCTCAGTCAACAGGGGGGGTGGCAGTGGTCTGATGCATCTCCTTTGGCTCTCGTCAATTACACTGCAG ATCTGACCTCCACGCCAGTGCAGGGGAACCAGCAGTGTGGGGTGTTTAACTCCACGCAGGGTTTCTGGCAGAGTCTGTCCTGTGAGTCAGCCTTGCCTTACATCTGCAAAAAAGGCACAAAGTACAGCCGGAATGCCGAGCCGCTTG ATAACTGGCAGTATAAGGAGACGATTTGTCCTACTGGTTGGTTGGATCATAATGGGTTTTGTTACCTGTACCTGGATGAGAAGTCAAGCTGGGACGGCTCTTCCAGCGTGTGCAAATCTTATGAGGCAGATCTGGTCAGCGTCCACTCCCTCTCCCAGCAAGAACTACTACTGAAACGGCACTATGTTG GATCCGAGTCTAAGGTGTGGATCGGCTTGCATAAGGAGGAAAAACTTTCATCAGTCCAGTGGTCAGACGGCTCTCCAGTCACATTTACATCCTGGAACTCTCAGGAGCCTTCCCACAGCCATGGCGACAAACGAATCTGCGTCACAGTAGACTTAAAG GACAGCAGATGGCAGTTTGATGATTGTGAAGAGGAGCACGGCGCAATCTGTAAGACCTCAGGTCTTGTCCCGCAGCATCCGTCTGGAGAATGGGATGAAGGATGTCCAGAG GGCTGGAAAAGGAAGAACGAATGGTGTTATACAATCACAGATCAGGAGCAGACGTTTGAGGATGCAATGAAAGGATATTACTGCAAATCTCCTCTTGTTACTGTAGAAAGCAG GTTTGAGCAGGCCTTCCTAAACAGCCTGATCAGTGAAAAGGGAGGCTCTGAGTCCCGATCTTACTGGACAGCTCTGCAGGACCAGAACAGAACGGGCGAGTATAGCTGGCTGATGCAGAACGGCACGACGATACCTCTCACCTACACCAACTGGAACCGACACCAACCGG TGAGTGGAGGAGGCTGTGTGGTGATGTCTGGAGGTCAGGCTCTGGGTCACTGGGAGGTGAAAAACTGTCACGCTTTTAAGGCCCTTGCTGTttgcaaacaggaagtgagcggTAATGATGATACCGTAATGCCTCCGCCTCATTTAGACCCGAATGCACCATGTCCCGCGGGATGGGAGAGCCGCAAAGGCCTGTCTCACTGTTACAAG GTGTATCATGACGAGAAGATCCTGATGCATCGCACCTGGACCGAGGCTCAGTTCTTCTGCCGGGCTTTAGGTGCTGATCTGGCCAGTTTCCATCACTATGAAGATCAggcttttgttaaaaatatccTCTCTAAGATGTTCAAAAG tACAGAGGGTCGCTGGTTTTGGGTGGGCTTTACTAAGAGAAACCCTCGGTCTGACGGAGCCTGGGAGTGGTCCGACGGCACACCG GTGGTGACCTCATTCATGGAGGATATGAATGAAGTGGACTCTCGCATGTGTGCGGTGTACAGTGACCTCACAAACACTCTCACGCCTCACTCGTGTGACTCCAAATATGAGTGGATTTGCAAGGTCCCGAGAG gTGTGCAGTTGGTCAAGCCGTACTGGTACAGCAGCC AACATGAGCCTTGGATGTTTTTCAGAGGAGCTGAATATTACTTTGCCAGTAAGCCTTTTCCCTGGGAGTCCGTCTCCTTCGCCTGTAAGATGATGGGCGCTGATCTGGTTTCCGTTCACTCTAGTGAGGAGCTGAACTTCATCAGAGAACACATTAACAAg GATTCAGAATTTTGGTGGATTGGTTTGTCGGCTAACAGTGGTCACAACGGTCTCAG CTGGACTGATGGATCCGCTTTGGATTATGAGAACTGGGAAAACGGTCAATTTTCCCGAAAGACTGGCCAAAATTGCATCCAGATGTCGTTTCACTCTG GTCAGTGGTCAGCAGTAAGCTGTAAGGATCGACATGGTTACGTGTGCAAGCGCAGAACGGTGTCTTTAGTGGAGGACCCACGCGAGCCTCACTATATCGGCAGCTGCCCAGAGAACTGGTTCTACTACGGACACAAG TGTCTGTTTCTGCATCTCCCAGCCCTTCCGGGTGATGGGAAAACCTGGCAAGATGCTCGGTCCATCTGCTCGTCCTATCAGGGATCGCTGGTATCCATAGAGGATGAAATTGAACAAG CCTACATCGTCATGCTGCTTCATGGCTGGTCAGCGGGGGTTTGGATTGGTGCACAGGGTCGTTTTTCCTCAAAGTGGAGCAATGGGAAACCTGTCAGCTATAACAATTGGGAG gtatCTAATTACAAATCTCCTGGGGAGCCTCGTTGTACTTACCTGTCCAACAGTCACAACTTCCGCGTGACAGGGCTATGGCAAGACGACATCTGTACTGAGAGCGTCTACGGCTTTGTCTGCCAGAAGCCGcaag ACATCACTAAGCGTCCTACACAATCCTATTATACGGCTTCCTCTCTGGACTCGTCCGAGTATAAGAACCACAGTTACCGTATCATCCACGGCAACTTGAGCTGGTATCAGGCCCAGAAGGCATGTTTGGAGAAAGGGGCGGCACTTGTGAGCATCACAGACCCGTTTCAGCAGGCCTATCTCACTGTGCTGATCAACAGGCTTGAAACCCCACACTGGATCGGCTTGTACAGCACAGAT GATGGTCTCTCACACCAGTGGTCTGATGGCAGTGAGCTTTCCTTTACTTACTGGGAAGTGTCTAATTATTACTCAGAGGGGCCCATGGGAGATGGAGGCTGCGTGTCCATGGACATTAACGGACAATGGAAGGACGCTGAATGTGACATGCTCTTATCAGGAGCGATATGTTACATGCCTCCTCCGA AAAGCGTCGCTTTCTCTTATGAAGTAGTATGTCCTGAGACCTGGGTGAAGTTTCGTGGGAGCTGCTATTATTTTGAAACAGTTCTGTTGAAGATGACCATGGAGGAGGCGAGAAATGATTGTAAAAAGAGGG GAAATTTTTCGGATGTTCTGACAGTTCAAGATGATGAGGAGAGTCGGTTCTTCCTTAAAGAGATGTCGCATCATTACCAGGGGCCCCAGAATTTATGGCTAGGAATTTTATACGACACTGACA ctgaCTCTTTGACTCGACCGGACGGCACACCACTTTATTACACAAACTGGCGCTCCAGAGCTCCAGACGCCGGTGACATGCGGGCAGATTCATGTGTGACTCTGCGGGTTTCAGATGCCGTGTGGCAGCTGGCCGACTGCACTGAGGGTCTGGGCTTCATATGCAAAACCACAACAG
- the itgb6 gene encoding integrin beta-6: MRHTRGSSSEGMFWEFVEFPVMNVKVLKDQGLGKRAGHTNVSYIAPQKMRLQLRPGSQLTFQIQVQQPEDHPVDIYYLMDLSASMYDDLQMIKDLGSTLSKEMAKLTSKFRLGFGSFVEKPVLPFIKITREELANPCRSVDFECLPTFGYRHLLSLTSNTDKFNEIISKQQVSANIDLPECGFDAIMQAAVCGDRIGWRNDSMKLLVFVSDADSHFGMDSKMSGIVVPNDGECHLDGNNEYSMTAHLEYPTLGQLVDKLVENNILLIFAVTDNLRQNYENYASLIPGATVGVLASDSGNILELIMTSYKELRSEIDLEVLGNTEDLQLSFTALCQDGTITNGHKNCSNVKAGDVVSFNVTIELKGCLAGPQRFSLRPVGFQDALEIELESQCVCDCHQSPEANSTFCSLGHGVLECGACVCNPGFVGPKCECTEGQEEISDCRTHEGAEMCSGLGECFCGQCVCHPSSFGRVYGPYCECDDFSCLRFRGELCGGHGECDCGECVCDSGWMGEFCNCSTSNSSCVSPDGSICSGRGNCVCGKCECTVPGASGEWCQRCPTCEDICSLPRSCVECYLKAKDPLNECAVKCSSLHATVSNSTDFEESRAALCTLQNEDYCLLSFILVDSDHGSIIYNPKLYDCPEPPNALLIALGVCMSVLIIGITLLVIWKFLVSVHDRKEVAKFEAEKAKAKWQSGTNPLFRSSTSTFKNVTYKSAGLRKSDIS, from the exons ATGCGACACACCCGAGGCTCTTCTTCAGAAGGGATGTTCTGGGAATTCGTAGAGTTCCCCGTCATGAACGTCAAAGTGCTGAAGGACCAAGGCTTAGGAAAGAGAGCCGGCCACACTAACGTTTCGTATATCGCACCGCAGAAGATGCGCCTCCAGCTTAgaccag GAAGTCAGCTGACTTTTCAGATTCAAGTGCAGCAACCGGAGGACCATCCGGTGGACATTTATTACCTGATGGACCTGTCAGCGTCGATGTATGATGATCTGCAAATGATCAAAGACTTGGGCTCGACGCTCTCAAAAGAGATGGCTAAGCTTACCAGCAAATTCAGGCTAGGATTCGGTTCCTTTGTGGAGAAACCAGTTCTGCCTTTCATCAAGATAACACGCGAAGAGTTGGCCAATCCCTGCAG GAGTGTTGATTTTGAATGTCTCCCCACATTCGGATACCGACACCTTCTGTCATTAACGAGCAATACTGACAAGTTCAATGAGATCATCTCGAAGCAGCAGGTATCGGCGAACATCGACCTGCCCGAGTGCGGTTTTGACGCCATCATGCAGGCGGCTGTGTGCGGG GACAGGATTGGCTGGCGAAACGATTCCATGAAGCTGTTGGTGTTCGTGAGCGACGCCGATTCTCATTTTGGGATGGATAGTAAAATGTCCGGCATTGTTGTCCCCAATGATGGAGAGTGTCACCTGGATGGCAATAATGAGTATTCCATGACTGCCCATCTG GAGTACCCAACATTAGGACAGCTTGTGGACAAACTGGTTGAAAACAATATCCTCCTTATATTCGCTGTGACTGACAATCTGAGACAGAACTATGAG AATTATGCAAGTCTGATTCCTGGTGCTACTGTGGGGGTGTTGGCATCCGATTCAGGGAACATTCTGGAACTCATCATGACCTCATATAAG gagcTGAGGTCAGAGATCGATCTGGAAGTGCTGGGCAACACTGAAGATCTGCAGCTTTCCTTCACAGCGCTCTGTCAGGACGGGACCATCACCAACGGACATAAAAACTGCTCCAATGTCAAAGCTGGTGACGTG GTTTCTTTTAACGTTACGATCGAGTTAAAAGGCTGTCTTGCCGGTCCCCAGCGGTTTTCCTTGCGGCCGGTGGGTTTCCAAGATGCCCTGGAGATTGAACTGgagtctcagtgtgtgtgtgactgtcaTCAAAGCCCCGAAGCGAACAGCACCTTCTGCAGTCTAGGGCACGGGGTTCTGGAGTGTGGCGCCTGTGTGTGCAATCCAGGCTTCGTGGGGCCAAAATGTGAATGCACAGAGGGCCAAGAAGAAATCAGCGACTGCAG GACACATGAAGGTGCGGAGATGTGCAGCGGCCTGGGCGAGTGTTTCTGTGGACAGTGTGTGTGCCACCCGTCCAGTTTCGGACGCGTGTACGGGCCTTACTGCGAGTGCGACGACTTCTCCTGCCTCAGATTCAGAGGAGAGCTTTGTGGAG GTCACGGGGAGTGTGACTGtggcgagtgtgtgtgtgacagcggCTGGATGGGAGAGTTCTGTAACTGCAGCACCAGCAACAGCTCGTGTGTGTCTCCGGACGGTTCCATCTGCAGCGGACGGGGCAATTGTGTGTGTGGAAAGTGTGAGTGCACCGTCCCCGGTGCCTCAGGAGAGTGGTGCCAAAGGTGCCCAACCTGTGAAGACATCTGTAGCTTACCCAG GTCTTGTGTGGAGTGTTACCTCAAAGCTAAGGACCCGTTGAACGAGTGTGCCGTAAAGTGCAGCTCCCTACATGCCACGGTCAGCAATTCTACAG attttgagGAGAGTCGTGCAGCATTGTGCACCTTACAGAATGAGGACTACTGTCTACTGTCATTCATCTTGGTGGACAGTGATCACGGCAGCATCATTTACAACCCCAAGCTTTACG ACTGCCCTGAGCCTCCAAACGCACTGCTGATCGCTCTAGGCGTGTGCATGTCTGTCCTCATCATTGGCATTACTCTCCTCGTGATCTGGAAGTTTCTTGTTTCTGTCCATGACCGGAAAGAGGTTGCCAAGTTTGAGGCAGAGAAGGCGAAAGCAAAATGGCAGTCG GGCACAAATCCTCTTTTTAGGAGCTCgacatcaacatttaaaaatgtgacctACAAAAGCGCAGGGCTGCGGAAAAGTGATATTTCTTAG